The Bacteroidales bacterium genome has a segment encoding these proteins:
- a CDS encoding cation:proton antiporter: MSEQVMISLASLIILGIGAQWLAWRLKFPSILFLLILGFVAGPVTGFLQPDLLMGDLLLPFVSLAVAIILFEGGLTLNLKELREIGGVVVGLITVGMMVTWVITAAAAYYLLDLSPQISILLGAILVVTGPTVIGPLLRHIRPNERVNDILKWEGIVIDPIGALLAVLVFEAITINVSPAMGVNPFQEATIEILISLGKTIFFGCLTGFAFAWLLVLLIRKYWVPDFLQVTVSLSFVVAAYLSSDLIQSGSGLFAATLMGIVMANQKYISVKSILEFKENLRVLIISILFILLSARLNLGDFQGLSINIAWFLAILILVARPLSVFMSSIGSGLSIREKLFLSWMAPRGIVAAAVSSVFALRIANETGMENGDAIVPVTFSVIVVTVVIYGLTSKSVARWLKVAESDSQGILFVGAHTWALEIAKAIKEEGFKVVVVDTNRSDIAKAQLAGITTVNGSVLSENVVEDIPLGGIGKLFALTSNDEVNSLSVVLFNSIFDSHELYQLLPVKTEKGKEQDFSPKHLRGRFLFGEGINFAHLRKLFFAGAVIKSTKITKDFTYKDFVTKYGESAIPMFVINDSKELNVMTTDTEAKPKAGSTIIAMVTEKEESDG; encoded by the coding sequence ATGTCGGAACAGGTAATGATAAGTCTGGCCAGCCTGATAATTCTGGGCATCGGCGCGCAATGGCTGGCGTGGCGACTTAAGTTTCCCAGCATCCTCTTCCTGTTGATTTTGGGCTTTGTGGCAGGACCCGTTACGGGTTTTCTGCAACCCGATTTACTGATGGGCGATTTGCTGTTACCCTTTGTTTCGCTGGCTGTTGCCATCATCCTGTTCGAAGGCGGGCTAACGCTCAACCTTAAGGAGCTGCGCGAGATTGGCGGCGTGGTGGTGGGTCTGATAACCGTTGGCATGATGGTAACCTGGGTAATAACAGCTGCTGCAGCCTATTACTTGCTGGATCTAAGCCCTCAGATTTCCATCCTTTTGGGAGCTATCCTGGTGGTGACCGGCCCCACGGTGATAGGTCCGCTGCTCCGCCACATCCGTCCCAACGAGCGCGTCAACGACATCCTGAAATGGGAAGGCATTGTGATAGATCCAATCGGTGCGCTGCTTGCCGTGTTGGTGTTCGAAGCCATTACCATTAACGTAAGTCCGGCCATGGGCGTAAATCCTTTTCAGGAAGCTACCATCGAGATATTGATTAGCCTGGGGAAAACGATATTCTTTGGATGCCTCACTGGCTTTGCCTTTGCCTGGCTGCTGGTGCTGCTCATCCGCAAATATTGGGTGCCCGACTTCCTGCAGGTCACCGTATCACTCTCTTTTGTAGTAGCTGCATACCTGTCGAGCGATTTGATTCAATCCGGATCGGGATTGTTTGCGGCCACCCTGATGGGCATCGTGATGGCCAACCAAAAGTACATTTCGGTGAAAAGCATCCTGGAATTTAAAGAAAACCTGCGGGTACTCATCATTTCGATCTTGTTTATTTTGCTCTCCGCGCGATTAAACCTGGGCGACTTCCAGGGTCTTTCGATCAACATAGCGTGGTTTTTGGCAATATTGATTTTGGTGGCGCGACCACTGTCGGTATTTATGTCGTCGATAGGCAGCGGACTCTCGATACGCGAAAAGCTGTTTTTATCGTGGATGGCTCCGCGAGGAATCGTGGCTGCTGCCGTGTCGAGTGTCTTTGCACTGCGCATTGCTAATGAGACGGGCATGGAAAACGGAGATGCCATAGTACCGGTTACTTTTTCGGTAATTGTGGTCACGGTAGTTATTTATGGCCTTACCTCTAAATCCGTGGCACGCTGGCTCAAAGTTGCCGAAAGCGACTCGCAGGGAATCCTGTTTGTAGGCGCCCACACCTGGGCGCTCGAGATTGCCAAGGCCATCAAAGAGGAAGGTTTTAAAGTGGTGGTAGTCGACACCAACCGCTCCGACATCGCTAAGGCGCAACTGGCTGGAATAACCACCGTTAATGGCAGTGTATTGAGCGAAAATGTGGTGGAAGATATCCCCCTAGGCGGCATCGGCAAACTCTTTGCCCTCACCTCCAACGACGAGGTCAACTCCCTCTCGGTAGTTCTCTTCAACAGCATCTTCGATAGCCACGAGCTTTATCAGCTCCTCCCCGTAAAAACGGAGAAAGGCAAAGAACAGGATTTCTCACCCAAACACCTGCGCGGACGCTTTCTGTTTGGCGAAGGCATCAACTTTGCCCATCTGCGCAAGCTATTCTTTGCCGGCGCCGTTATCAAAAGCACTAAAATTACCAAAGATTTTACCTATAAAGATTTTGTCACCAAATATGGCGAGAGCGCCATCCCCATGTTTGTAATCAACGACAGCAAAGAACTCAACGTTATGACAACCGACACAGAAGCCAAACCCAAAGCCGGAAGCACCATTATTGCGATGGTGACGGAGAAGGAGGAAAGTGACGGATAA
- a CDS encoding DUF3857 domain-containing protein: MKKIFLLFLAGWFATAASAQYNDADAVFGKITKTFTLNDDGSTTMRCYKQLRLQSHLSFNQLYGETFIIYDPTFQEITINEAYTIMADGKRVVTPENAFNEVLPHGAAHSAAFNHLRELVVTHTATEIGATIYLDYTLASQNDFLPALMGNELVQESSPIEEMQIVIKVPSAVELQHRMMNLRTAPEMVVQGNQKVYTWTFKGIAAGSQDYFSGAQLSVPRLVFTTSPKAGAAVDWITRQQAFDYHATDILQKYAATIKSEKQEEMKTLLALQNMVAKEMAYDRVPPEWNGYRVRTPEEVWQSNGGNQLEKAVLLATLLNAADFHAVAVMAAPEKLFEKNMGDLLIFDESFVKVNTKNFGTLYLSATSTNDQSLDYGSGGQVLMPLYKNADISPTTLSEGKNVIDAEGKFVLAHDQSLSGQMTIRLQGKPNPFLLLQNDANKIKSQFTQNMISKSDDAVKVANSNAEKSEIVVQINKEKALQDAGKIMQLELPQMTSGFGGWHISYLSSQRDGDFVLPFPISESYKYTITLPEGYELVTLKQRVDLKNEAGSVKIELSPKGNQITVSRSLRLDKSVIAPADYPALRALINEWLDTNYTTLLLRKAVD, from the coding sequence ATGAAAAAGATATTTCTATTATTTCTGGCCGGATGGTTTGCCACGGCGGCCAGCGCACAATACAACGACGCCGATGCGGTGTTTGGCAAGATTACCAAAACTTTTACCCTCAACGACGATGGCAGCACCACCATGCGCTGCTACAAGCAACTCCGGCTGCAAAGTCATCTGTCGTTCAACCAGCTTTATGGCGAGACTTTTATCATTTACGACCCGACCTTTCAAGAAATTACCATCAACGAGGCCTATACAATTATGGCCGATGGAAAGCGGGTGGTGACGCCGGAAAATGCTTTCAACGAAGTGCTGCCGCACGGCGCCGCACACTCAGCAGCATTCAATCATCTGCGCGAGCTTGTGGTGACGCATACCGCCACCGAAATCGGCGCTACCATTTATCTCGATTATACCCTCGCCAGCCAAAATGATTTTTTGCCGGCGCTCATGGGCAATGAGCTGGTGCAGGAATCGTCGCCGATAGAAGAGATGCAAATTGTTATAAAAGTTCCCTCCGCTGTTGAGCTGCAACACCGCATGATGAATCTGCGCACCGCCCCTGAAATGGTGGTGCAAGGCAACCAGAAAGTTTATACCTGGACGTTTAAGGGCATTGCTGCCGGGTCGCAGGATTATTTCAGTGGCGCACAACTCTCGGTGCCGCGTCTGGTTTTCACGACATCGCCCAAGGCAGGAGCTGCGGTCGATTGGATTACGCGCCAACAGGCTTTCGACTATCACGCCACCGATATTTTGCAGAAATATGCTGCCACCATAAAATCTGAAAAACAAGAGGAGATGAAGACGCTACTGGCGTTGCAAAATATGGTTGCTAAAGAAATGGCTTACGACCGCGTGCCGCCCGAATGGAATGGCTACCGCGTGCGCACTCCCGAAGAAGTGTGGCAAAGCAATGGCGGCAACCAACTCGAAAAAGCGGTATTGCTGGCTACTTTGCTCAACGCGGCCGACTTTCATGCCGTGGCCGTGATGGCTGCTCCCGAAAAGCTTTTTGAAAAAAATATGGGCGACCTCCTGATTTTTGATGAGAGTTTTGTGAAGGTAAATACCAAAAACTTCGGGACGCTTTATCTGAGCGCAACTTCCACAAACGACCAAAGCCTCGACTACGGTTCAGGCGGTCAGGTGCTGATGCCGCTTTACAAAAATGCCGACATCTCCCCCACCACCTTGTCGGAAGGAAAAAATGTGATAGACGCAGAAGGTAAATTTGTGCTTGCTCATGATCAATCGCTTAGTGGCCAGATGACAATCCGGTTGCAGGGAAAACCCAATCCATTTTTGCTGTTGCAAAATGATGCCAACAAAATAAAATCGCAGTTTACCCAAAATATGATCAGCAAATCCGACGACGCTGTAAAAGTGGCAAACAGCAATGCCGAGAAAAGTGAGATCGTGGTGCAGATTAATAAAGAAAAAGCACTGCAGGATGCCGGCAAAATCATGCAGCTGGAGCTTCCGCAAATGACAAGCGGCTTTGGTGGGTGGCACATCAGCTACCTCAGCAGCCAGCGCGACGGCGATTTTGTGTTGCCTTTCCCCATCAGCGAAAGCTATAAATACACCATCACCTTGCCGGAAGGCTATGAGTTGGTAACGTTGAAACAACGCGTGGATTTGAAAAATGAAGCCGGTTCGGTGAAGATAGAGCTAAGCCCGAAGGGGAATCAAATCACCGTCAGCCGCTCGTTGCGCCTCGACAAAAGCGTGATAGCTCCGGCCGATTACCCGGCGTTGCGCGCATTGATAAACGAATGGCTCGACACCAACTACACCACGCTACTTTTGCGCAAAGCAGTAGATTAG
- a CDS encoding ABC transporter permease encodes MKQFRGFVRKEFYHIFRDYRTVLILFGMPIIQLLLFGYALTNDIHNADIAILDKSHDELTRQLTHKITSSGYFRLALDLRSESEIEQAFRSGKVRQVIIFENDFARKAETEGNAQIQVLADASDPNAARILTSYLSGIVASFQKELLADRQLPVEITPQVKMLYNGRMESVMMFVPGIITILLLLIGAMMTSISIAREKEMGTMEVLLVSPLRPVQIILGKVIPYVLIALAIAIVVLLMGYFVFDVPIRGSLVLLMFYSILYVILALSLGILISSLVNSQQVAMMFSMVALLLPTIMLSGFIFPLENMPLPLQWFANVIPAKWFIIIIRGVMLKAVGIGILWKETLIIIAMIAVFIVLSIKKFKIRLD; translated from the coding sequence ATGAAACAGTTCAGAGGATTTGTCCGCAAAGAGTTTTATCACATCTTCCGTGACTACCGCACGGTGCTGATCCTTTTTGGCATGCCGATAATCCAGCTTTTGCTCTTTGGCTATGCCCTCACCAACGACATCCACAATGCCGACATCGCCATCCTCGACAAGTCGCACGACGAACTCACGCGACAGCTCACCCACAAAATCACCTCGTCGGGATATTTCCGCCTGGCGCTCGACCTGCGCAGCGAATCAGAAATAGAGCAGGCTTTCAGAAGCGGAAAAGTTCGTCAGGTAATCATTTTTGAAAACGACTTTGCCCGAAAAGCTGAAACCGAAGGCAATGCGCAGATTCAGGTGCTTGCAGATGCTTCCGACCCCAACGCTGCGCGCATTCTCACCAGCTACCTCAGCGGTATCGTCGCCAGCTTTCAAAAAGAACTTCTTGCCGACAGGCAACTGCCCGTAGAAATTACGCCGCAGGTAAAAATGCTTTATAATGGCCGGATGGAAAGTGTGATGATGTTTGTACCGGGCATCATCACCATACTGTTGCTACTCATCGGCGCCATGATGACTTCCATCAGCATAGCGCGCGAAAAAGAAATGGGCACCATGGAAGTTTTGCTGGTTTCGCCGCTGCGCCCGGTGCAGATCATCCTGGGCAAGGTGATTCCCTACGTACTCATCGCATTGGCAATCGCCATCGTCGTTCTGCTCATGGGATATTTCGTTTTTGACGTGCCCATCCGCGGCAGCCTGGTGTTGCTGATGTTTTACAGCATCCTCTATGTCATTTTGGCTTTGTCGCTGGGCATCCTCATCTCCTCGCTGGTGAACAGCCAGCAGGTAGCGATGATGTTCTCGATGGTGGCGCTTTTGCTGCCAACGATCATGCTGTCGGGATTCATTTTCCCGCTCGAAAATATGCCGTTGCCGTTGCAATGGTTCGCCAATGTGATTCCGGCCAAATGGTTTATCATCATCATCCGCGGAGTGATGCTCAAGGCGGTTGGCATCGGCATCCTGTGGAAAGAAACACTGATTATAATAGCGATGATCGCCGTGTTTATTGTTTTAAGTATTAAAAAGTTTAAAATACGATTGGATTGA
- a CDS encoding ABC transporter permease has product MRTIIFLLQKEFIQIFRNRTMLPIIFVMPLVQLLILAYATTFDLKNINTVVVDQDRSVSSREMIRKFEGSSFYTIRNYTESYQQAEELVQKGLADLIIEIPMNFEKDLKNEKKAEVGLVINAINSSSAGLINAYTSAILKDYNLALVTSLIGRRPVMPIDVTYSYWYNPGLDYKTYMVPGILVLLVTIVGFFLSGMNVVREKESGTIEQLNVTPIRKYQFIAGKLLPFWIIAMFELAFGLLFARLVFDLPIIGSLWLIFGVASLFMLAILGLGLIISTISDTMQQSMFLTWFLMVVFILMSGFFTAIESMPEWAQAINIINPLAYFIRIIRMVMLKGSGLTDILQPVVALTIFGIITLTLAVWRYRKVA; this is encoded by the coding sequence ATGAGAACGATCATTTTTTTGCTGCAAAAAGAATTTATCCAGATTTTCCGCAACCGGACGATGCTGCCCATCATCTTTGTGATGCCGCTGGTGCAACTGCTCATTCTGGCATACGCCACTACTTTTGACCTCAAAAACATCAACACGGTGGTGGTGGATCAGGATCGTTCGGTGAGTTCGCGTGAAATGATCCGCAAGTTTGAGGGCTCCTCATTTTACACCATCCGCAATTACACCGAAAGCTATCAGCAGGCAGAGGAGCTGGTGCAAAAAGGCCTGGCCGATCTGATTATCGAAATACCGATGAATTTTGAAAAAGATTTAAAAAACGAAAAGAAGGCGGAGGTAGGATTGGTCATTAACGCCATCAACAGCAGTTCGGCGGGACTGATAAACGCTTACACCAGCGCCATCCTCAAAGATTACAACCTGGCACTGGTGACCTCACTCATCGGACGACGCCCCGTGATGCCCATCGACGTTACCTATTCCTATTGGTACAACCCGGGGCTCGACTACAAAACCTACATGGTGCCGGGCATCCTGGTGCTACTGGTGACCATTGTCGGTTTTTTCCTTTCGGGGATGAATGTGGTGCGCGAAAAAGAAAGCGGCACCATCGAGCAACTCAACGTCACGCCTATCCGAAAGTACCAGTTCATTGCCGGCAAACTGCTCCCTTTTTGGATCATCGCTATGTTTGAGCTGGCTTTCGGGCTGCTCTTTGCGCGGCTGGTTTTCGATCTTCCCATCATTGGAAGTCTCTGGCTGATCTTTGGCGTAGCCTCCCTATTTATGCTGGCCATTCTCGGTCTGGGACTCATCATCTCCACCATTTCCGACACCATGCAGCAGTCGATGTTTCTCACCTGGTTTCTAATGGTTGTCTTTATCCTGATGAGCGGCTTTTTTACGGCCATCGAAAGCATGCCGGAGTGGGCGCAAGCCATCAACATCATCAACCCGCTGGCATATTTCATCCGCATCATCCGCATGGTGATGCTCAAAGGCTCAGGGCTGACGGACATCCTACAGCCGGTTGTGGCTCTGACCATCTTTGGGATAATTACGCTCACGTTGGCCGTGTGGCGCTATCGCAAGGTGGCGTAG
- a CDS encoding DUF3857 domain-containing protein, whose translation MINKMLFTLTLLLSGLLMHGQSVEELLKTTGTAADYPGSDFVVVFDSTRVEVQETGLGYFFMHQMFKVLTPQGALDKRVIEYGYEPLSAYVEIREATIYRADGSREQLDLTQVRDYPAPARAIYWGAREKLIEAGRLQPGDAIDLVLFKKGYTYALLMQDDEDRYIPPMRGHFYDIVPFWSDQHMLSKVYSVSMPADKPLQFVFYHGECQSSLRFVGDQHIYTFSKSNIAPLKRESNMVDASDIAPKLLMTTSPDWEAKSLWFHGVNEDYDSFTPTPEVKEFVNNLLKDAKTESDSVSILTHWVADNMRYSGISMGEGEGFTLHNAEMNFRDRCGVCKDKAGMLIAFLRAAGFESYPAMTMAGSRIENIPADQFNHSVTLVKLADGKYHLLDPTWVPFVRELWSSAEQQQNVLMGIPGGADLMITPISPPEDHYLKMNGTSTLLPDGTLEGELYVTAEGQTDASIRNIFTRAFKADWDKNVERELLRINPKAEIISMDYGNNPIDHMAGPIEIRIKYRIPQYAAVGQNKLVFTPLLANRIFPAGMSHLNLNTNVPDDREFGFRDRCSRLVEISETINIPDGYLMMNDPVKLDYDGEAAAYKGTLQQKGNTLELSQEIILEKRIYEPADWPAVKKAVTAQKNMADQPIVLSK comes from the coding sequence ATGATCAACAAAATGCTATTTACGCTTACCCTCCTGCTGTCGGGACTGCTGATGCACGGACAGAGCGTGGAGGAACTACTAAAAACTACCGGCACTGCCGCCGACTATCCGGGCAGCGACTTCGTGGTGGTTTTCGACAGCACCCGCGTGGAGGTGCAGGAAACCGGCCTGGGCTACTTTTTTATGCACCAGATGTTTAAAGTGCTCACCCCGCAAGGAGCGCTCGACAAGCGCGTGATCGAATACGGTTACGAACCACTCTCGGCCTATGTCGAGATACGTGAAGCCACCATCTACCGCGCCGACGGCAGCCGTGAGCAACTCGACCTGACACAGGTACGCGACTATCCGGCACCGGCGAGAGCCATCTACTGGGGCGCCCGCGAAAAACTAATCGAAGCCGGCAGGTTACAGCCCGGCGACGCCATCGACCTGGTGCTTTTCAAAAAAGGCTACACCTATGCCCTTCTGATGCAGGACGACGAGGATAGATACATCCCACCCATGCGCGGTCATTTCTACGACATCGTCCCATTCTGGAGCGACCAGCACATGCTCAGCAAAGTCTATAGCGTGAGCATGCCAGCCGACAAACCATTGCAATTCGTATTTTATCACGGCGAGTGCCAGTCATCGTTGCGTTTCGTTGGCGACCAACACATCTATACTTTCTCCAAAAGCAACATTGCACCGCTGAAGCGGGAATCCAATATGGTGGATGCCTCCGATATTGCGCCCAAGCTGCTGATGACAACCAGCCCCGACTGGGAAGCCAAGTCGCTGTGGTTTCACGGCGTCAACGAAGACTACGACAGCTTTACTCCTACCCCTGAGGTAAAGGAGTTTGTAAATAATTTGCTCAAAGATGCCAAAACAGAGTCCGACAGCGTGTCGATACTTACGCACTGGGTAGCCGACAACATGCGCTACTCGGGCATCTCGATGGGCGAAGGCGAAGGCTTCACGCTACATAATGCCGAGATGAATTTCCGCGACCGCTGCGGCGTGTGTAAAGACAAGGCAGGTATGCTCATCGCATTTTTGCGGGCGGCAGGTTTCGAGTCGTACCCGGCAATGACCATGGCAGGCTCGCGCATCGAAAACATCCCCGCCGACCAATTTAACCACAGCGTAACGTTGGTGAAACTTGCCGATGGAAAATACCACCTTCTCGATCCCACCTGGGTGCCCTTTGTTCGCGAGCTGTGGAGCAGCGCCGAACAGCAACAAAACGTGCTGATGGGTATTCCCGGTGGCGCCGACCTGATGATCACACCCATTTCGCCACCCGAAGATCATTATCTGAAGATGAATGGAACTTCCACGCTGCTTCCCGACGGAACCCTGGAAGGTGAGCTGTACGTTACCGCCGAAGGACAAACCGACGCTTCCATCCGCAACATTTTCACCAGAGCATTCAAAGCAGATTGGGACAAAAATGTTGAGCGTGAACTGCTGCGCATCAATCCCAAAGCCGAAATTATCAGCATGGATTATGGCAACAATCCCATCGACCACATGGCCGGCCCCATCGAAATACGCATCAAATACCGCATTCCGCAATATGCTGCTGTAGGCCAAAACAAGCTGGTATTCACGCCGCTGCTGGCCAACCGCATTTTCCCCGCCGGCATGTCGCATCTTAATCTTAACACAAATGTACCTGACGACCGGGAATTTGGCTTCCGCGACCGTTGCAGCCGGTTGGTAGAGATCAGCGAAACCATCAACATTCCCGATGGCTATTTAATGATGAATGATCCCGTAAAGTTGGATTATGATGGTGAAGCCGCTGCTTACAAAGGAACATTACAGCAAAAAGGCAACACCCTCGAACTAAGCCAGGAGATCATCCTCGAAAAACGTATTTATGAGCCTGCAGACTGGCCTGCCGTGAAAAAAGCTGTAACAGCCCAGAAAAACATGGCCGATCAACCCATCGTGTTAAGTAAATAA
- a CDS encoding tetratricopeptide repeat protein, with protein sequence MKKELPKQKQQIKPAQQGSRRTWLWLALILLITVLAYANAVDNDFIYQFDDDLYVTDNPDIKALSADNLYRMFTTPYVGLYLPLTMLSYAIEYHFFGLNATAFHLINLLLHLINVWLVFLLILKLKPNVYVASLVALVFALHPMHAESVTWISERKDVLYLVFYLAAAIFYLNYIRKNSARNYLITLGFFVLSLLSKTIAVSLPLLLLAFDWYYGRSLASRRVWIEKIPFFALSAAIGLLGIWFTSTAADTSTPDISWLHRPFIVADAVLMYLWKFFVPIQLKIYHYYPPTASGLLPLRFYVSAAILLALLAMVFLLIKKSGVLKRDLILGLAIFVVPTLFILQIVPAGRAYAADRYTYFSYVGLTYMLAVSTWQIISTQKASLRKWRNPFIIVLAVWLGMLAIVTRQRNTDWSDSITLFTDLIEKEPDRGHPYLIRGITWYQKGQYPKALEDYNQCILRDTTDAKAFGNRASARGMSGDYAGALQDADRALRIQPGYTSAINNRATANFYLENYAHAVADYDALIAADSSDTGNYRKKIMALEKMADTAALIDTYQHLMQLEPKNYYNYAKAGELYYRQNKLEKAIGYFDEALQLDASQHVLLVLRANAHFKSMDYEKALKDYVRYAEITGDANAWHNAGQCCLKLERLEDACNYWENAAIDNYAPAVKQMRAYCR encoded by the coding sequence ATGAAAAAGGAATTGCCAAAGCAAAAACAACAAATAAAGCCGGCGCAGCAAGGCTCCCGCCGCACCTGGTTGTGGCTGGCGCTCATTCTGCTGATCACGGTGCTGGCTTACGCCAATGCCGTCGACAACGACTTCATCTACCAGTTCGACGACGACCTCTACGTTACCGACAATCCCGACATCAAAGCGCTTTCGGCCGACAACCTCTATCGGATGTTTACCACGCCGTATGTAGGTTTGTACCTGCCACTCACCATGCTCAGCTATGCCATCGAGTATCATTTTTTTGGCCTCAATGCTACTGCTTTTCATCTCATCAACCTGCTGCTGCACCTGATAAATGTATGGCTGGTTTTTTTATTAATATTAAAATTAAAACCCAACGTGTACGTGGCTTCGCTGGTAGCTTTGGTTTTTGCGCTGCACCCGATGCATGCAGAGTCGGTGACGTGGATTTCGGAGCGGAAGGATGTTTTGTACCTGGTGTTTTATCTGGCGGCAGCCATTTTTTATCTAAATTATATTCGTAAAAATAGTGCCCGCAACTACCTGATCACCTTGGGGTTTTTCGTGCTGTCGCTACTCAGCAAAACCATTGCGGTATCGCTGCCGTTGCTGCTACTTGCTTTTGATTGGTACTACGGACGCAGCCTTGCCAGCCGCCGCGTATGGATAGAAAAGATTCCGTTTTTTGCGCTAAGCGCCGCCATCGGATTGCTTGGCATCTGGTTTACCAGCACCGCCGCCGACACTTCCACCCCCGATATCTCCTGGCTGCACCGGCCTTTTATCGTTGCCGATGCCGTGCTTATGTATCTGTGGAAATTCTTTGTTCCCATCCAACTCAAAATTTATCATTACTACCCGCCCACTGCTTCGGGCTTGCTACCACTGCGTTTTTACGTTTCTGCCGCCATTCTTCTGGCGCTGTTAGCGATGGTTTTTTTATTAATAAAAAAATCAGGCGTCCTGAAACGCGACCTGATCCTGGGGCTGGCAATTTTTGTGGTGCCTACACTTTTTATACTACAAATCGTTCCTGCCGGGCGCGCCTATGCCGCCGACCGCTACACCTATTTTTCTTACGTCGGGCTCACTTACATGCTGGCGGTGAGCACTTGGCAAATTATTAGCACACAAAAAGCAAGCTTGCGCAAATGGCGAAATCCATTCATAATCGTGCTGGCAGTATGGCTGGGAATGCTGGCAATAGTGACGCGACAGCGCAACACCGACTGGAGCGACAGCATCACCCTGTTTACCGATCTGATAGAGAAAGAACCTGACCGTGGTCATCCTTATCTGATCCGGGGCATCACCTGGTACCAGAAAGGACAGTACCCCAAAGCGCTGGAGGATTACAACCAATGCATCCTGCGTGATACCACCGACGCCAAAGCATTCGGAAACCGCGCCTCCGCGCGTGGCATGTCGGGCGACTATGCAGGCGCTTTACAGGACGCCGATCGTGCGCTACGGATTCAACCCGGATATACTTCGGCCATTAACAACCGGGCAACTGCTAATTTTTATTTAGAAAATTATGCACACGCTGTTGCAGATTATGATGCACTTATCGCAGCCGACAGCAGTGATACGGGCAATTATCGCAAGAAAATAATGGCGCTCGAAAAGATGGCCGACACCGCCGCTCTGATTGATACCTACCAGCATCTGATGCAACTGGAGCCTAAGAATTATTATAATTATGCCAAAGCAGGAGAGCTTTATTACCGTCAAAACAAATTGGAAAAGGCCATCGGATATTTTGATGAGGCGCTGCAACTCGACGCATCGCAACACGTGCTATTGGTGCTGCGGGCGAACGCACATTTCAAATCGATGGACTACGAGAAGGCATTAAAAGATTATGTGCGCTATGCCGAAATTACCGGCGACGCCAACGCCTGGCACAATGCCGGCCAATGTTGCCTGAAACTCGAACGCCTGGAAGATGCTTGCAATTATTGGGAAAACGCAGCTATTGATAACTATGCACCGGCGGTAAAACAGATGAGGGCGTATTGCAGGTAA